In Paenibacillus sonchi, a single genomic region encodes these proteins:
- a CDS encoding glycosyltransferase family 4 protein: MLIIYIAGFVVCMGLALLLTPLVKKFAVKIGATDVPNARKVHTKIMPRLGGLGIFLAFVLGLLAVLPIIPYDFTPREVSFIKALLSGGGLIVLIGALDDRFELSAKVKLLGQIAAACIVVFGFGITVDFVNIPFNDTYSSLESWIAIPLTIFWIVGVTNAVNLIDGLDGLAAGVSGIAIATIAVMAFLMGNTMVALLCLLLLGSILGFLFFNFHPAKIFMGDTGSLFLGFCLALLALLGFKQIAVVSFITPLLIIGVPLSDTFFAIVRRKLQKKPIFAPDKGHLHHCLRELGFSHRQTVLIIYGIAGFFGILAVIQTSASLYEANWVTFVVICVMLFFLQIGAEITGVISKTKRPLIDFLLRMRVKANPERGSKS; encoded by the coding sequence ATGTTAATCATATACATCGCCGGATTCGTCGTGTGCATGGGACTTGCACTGCTTTTGACACCGCTCGTGAAGAAATTCGCGGTTAAGATTGGTGCCACAGATGTGCCGAATGCCCGTAAAGTGCATACTAAGATTATGCCCCGCCTTGGCGGATTAGGTATTTTTCTGGCGTTTGTGTTGGGCCTGCTTGCCGTATTGCCGATCATTCCTTATGATTTTACTCCGCGGGAGGTAAGTTTCATCAAAGCGCTGCTCTCTGGCGGCGGACTGATCGTTCTTATCGGTGCACTGGATGACCGGTTTGAACTTTCGGCGAAGGTGAAGCTGCTGGGCCAGATTGCCGCAGCGTGCATCGTTGTTTTCGGATTCGGGATTACCGTTGATTTTGTAAACATTCCATTTAATGATACGTATTCCTCATTAGAAAGCTGGATTGCCATTCCGCTGACGATCTTCTGGATTGTCGGGGTTACGAACGCCGTTAACCTGATTGACGGGTTGGACGGGCTTGCTGCCGGAGTATCCGGCATTGCGATTGCTACGATTGCTGTCATGGCATTTTTGATGGGCAATACCATGGTTGCCTTGCTTTGCCTGCTCCTGCTTGGCAGTATCCTGGGTTTCCTGTTCTTCAACTTCCATCCCGCCAAAATTTTCATGGGTGATACAGGTTCGCTGTTCTTGGGCTTCTGCCTTGCGCTGCTTGCGCTGCTCGGCTTTAAGCAGATTGCGGTAGTCTCCTTTATCACACCACTCTTAATTATCGGGGTTCCGCTGTCGGATACGTTTTTTGCCATCGTCCGCCGGAAGCTGCAGAAGAAACCAATCTTTGCTCCGGACAAAGGTCATCTGCATCACTGCTTGCGCGAGCTTGGCTTTAGTCACCGCCAGACGGTATTAATTATATACGGTATTGCCGGTTTCTTTGGAATCTTGGCTGTAATTCAGACGTCAGCTTCTCTCTATGAAGCCAACTGGGTGACCTTCGTCGTCATTTGCGTCATGCTCTTCTTCCTGCAGATCGGCGCAGAGATTACCGGTGTCATCAGCAAGACCAAACGTCCGTTGATTGATTTCCTGCTTAGAATGCGGGTGAAGGCTAATCCGGAACGCGGCTCCAAATCATAA
- a CDS encoding WecB/TagA/CpsF family glycosyltransferase yields the protein MKAESVIPTVPIFGIRVSRVDMKATVSYLTEAVQRREPHQVITANPIMVMTALDNPAYMEIMKSAELVVPDGTGVVWAAEYCQQPVAERVAGFDLLHELLRQGESYNWRVYLLGSTPEVIRETASRLQSQYAGIIIAGYHDGFFGPEADEEIVSEIIEAQPDLLFVARGADSQEPWIAKYKSRLNIPVMMGVGGSFDVISGKSRRAPKAFQKLRAEWLYRLLKEPTRYKRMLALPKFAVKVLREKDKVTKG from the coding sequence GTGAAAGCAGAAAGTGTGATCCCCACGGTGCCGATTTTCGGCATCCGGGTATCCAGAGTCGATATGAAAGCTACGGTTTCCTATTTGACCGAAGCCGTCCAAAGGCGTGAACCGCATCAGGTCATTACAGCCAATCCGATCATGGTGATGACCGCCCTGGATAATCCGGCTTATATGGAGATTATGAAATCGGCCGAACTGGTGGTTCCTGACGGAACAGGGGTTGTATGGGCTGCCGAGTATTGCCAACAGCCAGTTGCTGAACGTGTTGCTGGTTTTGATTTGTTACATGAATTGCTTCGCCAGGGCGAAAGCTATAATTGGAGGGTATATTTGCTGGGGTCTACACCTGAGGTGATTCGCGAGACCGCCTCCCGGTTACAATCTCAGTATGCCGGTATCATTATAGCGGGATATCATGACGGCTTTTTCGGGCCGGAAGCGGACGAGGAAATTGTGAGTGAAATTATCGAAGCTCAGCCTGACCTCCTTTTTGTCGCCAGAGGAGCCGATAGTCAGGAGCCTTGGATCGCCAAATACAAATCCCGGCTGAACATACCGGTAATGATGGGTGTCGGCGGGAGCTTTGATGTCATCTCGGGCAAGAGCCGCAGGGCCCCAAAAGCCTTCCAGAAACTCCGCGCAGAGTGGTTATACCGCCTTCTAAAGGAGCCTACCCGCTACAAAAGAATGCTTGCGTTGCCGAAATTCGCAGTAAAAGTGCTGCGTGAGAAAGATAAAGTGACAAAAGGATAG
- the csaB gene encoding polysaccharide pyruvyl transferase CsaB, whose translation MVAASQKIIISGYYGFRNSGDEAVLQSILNALQKHSLATGTVIEPVVLSIDPEWTTATYGVKAVHRMKLSEVRSAISESAGLISGGGSLLQDVTGSKSIPYYLGIIKLAQWMGKPTFIYAQGIGPVNRKLFHPLIKAVFRKCSYISVRDEQSRDLLQSMGLGGNKIDVVPDPVMGLSLPEDGQGSSTEAGGESSPQKTPLSRPVLPVVGVSVRFWEQSREELDAVADGLLQASARTPLHVRFLPFHHPSDHEPSRYIMEKLEKGMSQNGGIISICEDAEHPQQMLREVGRCDVLIGMRLHSLIYAAGRRVPLIGISYDPKIDHFLERVGCRPIGDTTSLDGGKLAAGVLQLLESGDEWKREREPLIASLVQEAEAPARQIIEYFRRKG comes from the coding sequence ATGGTCGCCGCTTCTCAAAAAATAATCATCTCCGGCTATTACGGTTTCCGGAACAGCGGAGATGAGGCGGTGCTGCAGTCCATTCTAAATGCGCTGCAGAAGCATTCGCTGGCAACGGGAACAGTCATTGAGCCTGTTGTGCTGTCAATAGATCCGGAATGGACGACAGCGACCTATGGAGTGAAGGCTGTACACCGTATGAAACTTAGCGAAGTGCGCAGCGCAATTTCGGAAAGTGCCGGTTTGATCAGCGGGGGCGGCAGTCTGCTGCAGGATGTGACCGGGAGCAAATCCATCCCATATTACCTGGGCATCATCAAGCTGGCTCAATGGATGGGCAAGCCTACCTTTATCTATGCCCAAGGTATTGGTCCGGTTAACCGCAAGCTTTTTCATCCCTTAATTAAAGCGGTTTTCCGCAAATGCAGCTATATCTCTGTAAGAGATGAGCAGTCGCGCGACCTGCTGCAATCCATGGGGCTGGGCGGGAACAAGATTGATGTCGTTCCCGACCCGGTCATGGGATTAAGCCTTCCCGAGGATGGACAGGGAAGCAGCACAGAAGCAGGCGGCGAATCATCTCCTCAGAAGACTCCGTTATCCCGGCCTGTTCTTCCGGTTGTAGGGGTTTCGGTCCGCTTTTGGGAGCAATCCCGGGAGGAACTGGATGCTGTCGCCGATGGTCTGCTGCAAGCAAGCGCCCGAACTCCGCTTCATGTGCGTTTTCTGCCTTTTCACCATCCTTCTGACCATGAACCTTCACGTTATATCATGGAGAAGCTGGAAAAGGGGATGTCGCAGAACGGTGGAATAATCAGCATATGTGAGGATGCTGAGCATCCGCAGCAGATGCTGCGGGAGGTAGGAAGATGTGACGTCTTGATCGGAATGCGGCTGCACAGCCTGATTTATGCCGCAGGAAGACGGGTGCCGCTTATCGGTATCTCCTATGATCCGAAGATTGATCATTTTCTGGAGCGGGTGGGCTGCCGGCCTATCGGGGATACGACCTCTCTGGACGGCGGCAAGCTTGCTGCCGGAGTGCTTCAGCTTTTGGAGTCAGGGGATGAATGGAAGCGTGAGCGTGAGCCGTTAATTGCTTCTTTAGTCCAGGAGGCCGAAGCGCCAGCCCGGCAAATTATTGAATATTTCCGCCGTAAAGGGTGA
- a CDS encoding DUF5693 family protein, producing the protein MQQKWQRWNIASRKWLWIVVVIGVLAALPVVYDRLQTEKSSKTVEFVFDYRDLVEAASYRANPQDYISEQLDLLKSAGVGSMAIYENTLEDYRKARRLMIWGAADIANLTDTVIPENENYTYVLFTSPENSEALAPIIRDTFSSLDIATENWSFRGQQGLIVKTPLEDATLKPMQPDPFTLEMLHSKGFNIVPRLVDSLPYNEAAVTKLLDRYQELGVKRLLFEGESVKGFNDDADLNSITAFAGLLKERGIGIAAIENIKAQQKGFNKLAYLLDYNVTRLYSLSEGDSALPPETIADRFALATKDRNIRMIYLNTIPSRDTSKAQIKDTLENLITSLSEPGGAVEKIESNGFTLGQATAFDVVDSSFQRYFKLIAVIGAVAMVALLVSYFIPWLTLPAWVLGLVGSAGLMLIKPQLFEQALALAVAISAPAVAMILAVRKINEKGPPLRANSLTYAVMTPQRRLAHSLVLYVKTALISLSAVPFVIALLNNITYSLVLNQFRGVSLLHLAPIALIAVYVLLYRGEFVLNKTGKLLRTPITLAWVIAAGVLGIVGMYYLSRTGNSGSVSAPEKILRTFLEDTAGVRPRNKEFLLAHPLFILGAFMAYKYRNAAFIMIIAVIGQLSMVDTFAHIHSPVLISLVRGLLGLGLGLIIGLIAVGIWQLAEGCWRRWSPLLKK; encoded by the coding sequence GTGCAGCAGAAATGGCAACGTTGGAACATCGCTTCAAGGAAGTGGTTATGGATAGTTGTGGTGATTGGTGTGCTTGCCGCATTGCCAGTCGTCTATGACCGTCTGCAGACGGAGAAATCTTCCAAAACGGTTGAATTTGTTTTTGATTACCGTGACCTGGTGGAAGCGGCCAGCTACCGGGCGAATCCGCAGGATTATATTTCAGAGCAGCTTGACCTCTTAAAATCTGCCGGCGTAGGCAGCATGGCTATTTATGAAAACACGCTGGAGGATTACCGCAAGGCCCGCCGGCTGATGATATGGGGAGCGGCTGATATTGCCAACCTGACGGATACCGTGATTCCGGAGAATGAGAACTATACATATGTCCTCTTTACCAGTCCGGAGAATAGTGAAGCCCTCGCGCCGATTATCCGTGATACTTTCAGCAGCCTGGATATAGCGACCGAAAACTGGAGTTTCCGCGGGCAACAGGGGCTTATTGTCAAAACTCCGCTGGAGGATGCCACACTGAAGCCGATGCAGCCGGACCCGTTCACCCTGGAAATGCTGCATAGCAAAGGGTTTAACATTGTACCCCGTCTTGTAGATTCCCTGCCTTACAATGAGGCCGCCGTTACCAAGCTGCTGGACCGCTATCAGGAGCTTGGAGTCAAACGTCTGCTTTTTGAAGGCGAGTCGGTTAAAGGATTTAATGATGATGCTGATTTGAACAGCATTACAGCTTTTGCCGGTCTTCTTAAGGAACGCGGAATCGGGATTGCCGCCATTGAGAATATCAAAGCACAGCAGAAAGGATTCAATAAATTAGCTTATCTGCTGGATTACAACGTGACCCGGCTGTACTCGCTCAGTGAAGGTGATTCCGCCCTTCCTCCGGAAACGATAGCGGACCGCTTTGCACTGGCAACGAAAGACCGCAACATCCGCATGATCTATCTCAACACGATTCCGTCGCGGGACACTTCAAAGGCGCAGATTAAGGATACTCTGGAAAATCTGATCACCAGCCTTAGCGAGCCTGGGGGTGCGGTAGAGAAAATCGAGAGCAACGGCTTTACCTTGGGGCAAGCGACCGCGTTTGATGTTGTGGACTCTTCATTCCAGCGTTATTTTAAATTAATTGCAGTCATCGGTGCTGTAGCCATGGTGGCCCTTCTGGTTTCCTACTTCATTCCATGGCTTACGCTGCCTGCCTGGGTGCTTGGTCTGGTAGGAAGCGCCGGACTGATGCTGATTAAGCCGCAGCTGTTCGAGCAGGCCCTGGCACTTGCAGTAGCCATCAGCGCACCGGCAGTGGCAATGATACTGGCGGTACGCAAAATAAATGAGAAGGGTCCTCCGCTCCGGGCGAACTCCTTGACCTATGCGGTTATGACTCCGCAGCGCCGCCTGGCTCACAGTCTCGTGCTTTACGTCAAAACAGCGCTGATTTCGCTGAGTGCGGTGCCGTTTGTGATTGCACTCCTGAACAATATCACCTACAGTCTGGTCCTTAACCAGTTCCGTGGTGTCAGTCTGCTGCACTTGGCGCCTATTGCACTGATTGCTGTATACGTACTGCTCTATCGTGGTGAGTTTGTCCTTAACAAAACAGGCAAGCTTCTACGGACACCCATTACGCTGGCTTGGGTCATTGCAGCCGGTGTTCTGGGGATTGTCGGGATGTATTATTTGAGCCGGACGGGCAACAGCGGCAGTGTGAGTGCACCGGAAAAAATTCTTCGCACCTTTTTGGAAGATACAGCGGGGGTCCGGCCGCGCAACAAAGAATTCCTGCTGGCTCATCCGCTATTTATACTGGGGGCCTTTATGGCCTATAAATACCGGAATGCCGCATTTATTATGATCATCGCTGTGATCGGGCAGCTTTCCATGGTTGATACCTTCGCCCATATTCACTCTCCGGTTCTGATCTCGCTGGTCCGTGGTCTGCTGGGACTGGGTCTTGGTCTGATTATCGGGCTGATTGCGGTAGGAATATGGCAGCTTGCAGAGGGGTGTTGGAGACGATGGTCGCCGCTTCTCAAAAAATAA